In Columba livia isolate bColLiv1 breed racing homer chromosome 8, bColLiv1.pat.W.v2, whole genome shotgun sequence, a single genomic region encodes these proteins:
- the METTL13 gene encoding eEF1A lysine and N-terminal methyltransferase isoform X5, with the protein MELLPRSPAEFGSARYWERFFRQRGQRPFEWYGAFPELCPVLHKYVRPRDKVLVVGCGNSELSEQMYDTGMCEDIINIDISDAVIRQMQERSGSKRPKMSYLLMDMLQMDFPDAHFQVVLDKGTLDAILTDEEEATIAKVDKMFAEISRVLQVGGRYLTVSLAQAHVLKKAVEYFSREGWVVRVHQVASSGDKQQFVLPVFVYVMTKFRKIPGSAPQILEICPEEQDKPMRVESAEQLVAAVKDRQHYALLCSQLSKTPCGEQVSLDLCNKESGQPRYTLHVVDSPSVKPSRDNHFAIFIIPQGRETEWLFGTEEGRRQLAASAGFRRLVTVALHREQHYEGMAGIQAELSGKVMELAPPGLPAWQKVPFLSVGGDIGVRTVQHRDTSPLSGEYVVEDVKGDGTFYFRRLIFLRNRNVVQSEARLLAPAPLPGQRKRRKDKKKPSPAEPPAAIDKSYLCCEHHKAMVAGLCLLGGPDPLPAPAQYDAIMFDVDSKDLTVGMSCPPPAFVEKGFLQKVKTILKPEGVFVLNLVCRDTRLKESVLATLREVFLLLYTRRIEGEVNEILFCQPNPAGRWDPTELGARAQALEGALRQSGRPWDSSYVLADMLQAVRIL; encoded by the exons ATGGAGCTGCTGCCCCGGAGCCCCGCGGAGTTCGGCTCAGCCCGGTACTGGGAGCGGTTCTTccggcagcgcgggcagcggcCCTTCGAGTGGTACGGGGCCTTCCCGGAGCTCTGCCCCGTCCTGCACAAGTACGTCCGGCCCCGCGACAAG GTTCTGGTGGTGGGCTGCGGGAACTCGGAGCTGAGTGAGCAGATGTATGACACGGGGATGTGTGAGGACATCATCAACATCGACATCAGCGATGCCGTGATCCGTCAGATGCAAGAGCGGAGTGGGAGCAAGAGGCCAAAGATGAGCTACCTGCTGATGGACATGCTTCAGATGGACTTCCCTGATGCCCACTTCCAGGTGGTCCTGGACAAAGGCACGCTGGATGCCATCCTCACTGATGAAGAGGAGGCCACTATAGCCAAGGTGGACAAGATGTTTGCTGAGATCAGCCGGGTCCTGCAGGTGGGAGGGCGCTACCTCACTGTCTCCTTGGCTCAAGCCCATGTGCTGAAGAAAGCGGTGGAGTATTTCTCCCGGGAAGGCTGGGTTGTGCGTGTCCATCAGGTGGCCAGCAGCGGGGACAAGCAGCAGTTTGTCCTACCTGTCTTTGTCTATGTCATGACAAAGTTCAGGAAGATCCCTGGCTCGGCACCGCAGATCCTGGAGATCtgccccgaggagcaggacaaGCCGATGCGGGTGGAGAGTGCAGAACAGCTGGTGGCAGCGGTGAAGGACAGGCAGCATTATGCGCTGCTTTGCAGCCAGCTGAGCAAAACCCCCTGTGGGGAGCAGGTTTCCCTGGATCTGTGCAACAAAGAGAGTGGACAACCTCGCTACACGCTGCACGTGGTCGACAGCCCCTCAGTGAAACCTTCCCGGGACAATCACTTTGCCATCTTCATCA TCCCACAGGGCAGAGAAACTGAGTGGCTCTTTGGGACAGAGGAAGGGCGGAGGCAGCTGGCCGCCAGCGCGGGCTTCAGGCGCCTGGTCACCGTGGCCCTGCACAGGGAGCAGCACTACGAGGGCATGGCGGGCATCCAGGCGGAGCTGTCAGGGAAGGTGATGGAGCTGGCCCCGCCGGGCCTCCCTGCCTGGCAGAAG GTGCCCTTCCTGTCCGTGggaggggacattggggtgcgGACGGTGCAGCACCGTGACACCAGCCCCCTTAGCGGGGAATACGTTGTAGAGGATGTGAAGGGTGACGGCACCTTCTACTTCCGACGCCTCATCTTCCTCCGCAACAGGAACGTGGTGCAGTCAGAAGCTCGGCTCCTGGCCCCCGCACCTCTCCCAG GCCAGAGAAAACGGAGGAAGGACAAGAAGAAACCCAGCCCTGCTGAGCCACCTGCAGCCATTGACAAGAGCTACCTGTGCTGCGAGCACCACAAGGCCATGGTTGCGGGGCTCTGCCTGCTGGGGGGACCTGACCCCCTCCCAG CGCCGGCCCAGTACGATGCCATCATGTTTGATGTGGACAGCAAGGACCTCACGGTGGGCATGAgctgcccacccccagcctTTGTGGAAAAGGGTTTTCTGCAGAAAGTTAAAACCATCCTCAAGCCAGAAG GAGTCTTCGTGCTCAACTTGGTGTGCCGAGACACGCGGCTGAAGGAGTCCGTCCTGGCCACCCTCAGGGAGGTCTTCCTGCTGCTCTACACACGCCGCATTGAAGGGGAGGTCAATGAGATCCTCTTCTGTCAGCCCAACCCTGCGGGCCGGTGGGACCCCACAGAGCTGGGGGCACGTGCCCAGGCACTGGAGGGGGCCCTGCGGCAGTCTGGCCGCCCCTGGGACAGCTCATATGTGCTGGCAGACATGCTGCAGGCCGTCAGGATCCTCTGA
- the METTL13 gene encoding eEF1A lysine and N-terminal methyltransferase isoform X3 has product MELLPRSPAEFGSARYWERFFRQRGQRPFEWYGAFPELCPVLHKYVRPRDKVLVVGCGNSELSEQMYDTGMCEDIINIDISDAVIRQMQERSGSKRPKMSYLLMDMLQMDFPDAHFQVVLDKGTLDAILTDEEEATIAKVDKMFAEISRVLQVGGRYLTVSLAQAHVLKKAVEYFSREGWVVRVHQVASSGDKQQFVLPVFVYVMTKFRKIPGSAPQILEICPEEQDKPMRVESAEQLVAAVKDRQHYALLCSQLSKTPCGEQVSLDLCNKESGQPRYTLHVVDSPSVKPSRDNHFAIFIIPQGRETEWLFGTEEGRRQLAASAGFRRLVTVALHREQHYEGMAGIQAELSGKVMELAPPGLPAWQKVPFLSVGGDIGVRTVQHRDTSPLSGEYVVEDVKGDGTFYFRRLIFLRNRNVVQSEARLLAPAPLPGQRKRRKDKKKPSPAEPPAAIDKSYLCCEHHKAMVAGLCLLGGPDPLPGTPLAVLVVGLGGGSLPLFVHDYFSQAQVAVVEIDPSMLEVATCWFGFSQGDRMQVHISDGLDYVAKLAAEAPAQYDAIMFDVDSKDLTVGMSCPPPAFVEKGFLQKVKTILKPEGVFVLNLVCRDTRLKESVLATLREVFLLLYTRRIEGEVNEILFCQPNPAGRWDPTELGARAQALEGALRQSGRPWDSSYVLADMLQAVRIL; this is encoded by the exons ATGGAGCTGCTGCCCCGGAGCCCCGCGGAGTTCGGCTCAGCCCGGTACTGGGAGCGGTTCTTccggcagcgcgggcagcggcCCTTCGAGTGGTACGGGGCCTTCCCGGAGCTCTGCCCCGTCCTGCACAAGTACGTCCGGCCCCGCGACAAG GTTCTGGTGGTGGGCTGCGGGAACTCGGAGCTGAGTGAGCAGATGTATGACACGGGGATGTGTGAGGACATCATCAACATCGACATCAGCGATGCCGTGATCCGTCAGATGCAAGAGCGGAGTGGGAGCAAGAGGCCAAAGATGAGCTACCTGCTGATGGACATGCTTCAGATGGACTTCCCTGATGCCCACTTCCAGGTGGTCCTGGACAAAGGCACGCTGGATGCCATCCTCACTGATGAAGAGGAGGCCACTATAGCCAAGGTGGACAAGATGTTTGCTGAGATCAGCCGGGTCCTGCAGGTGGGAGGGCGCTACCTCACTGTCTCCTTGGCTCAAGCCCATGTGCTGAAGAAAGCGGTGGAGTATTTCTCCCGGGAAGGCTGGGTTGTGCGTGTCCATCAGGTGGCCAGCAGCGGGGACAAGCAGCAGTTTGTCCTACCTGTCTTTGTCTATGTCATGACAAAGTTCAGGAAGATCCCTGGCTCGGCACCGCAGATCCTGGAGATCtgccccgaggagcaggacaaGCCGATGCGGGTGGAGAGTGCAGAACAGCTGGTGGCAGCGGTGAAGGACAGGCAGCATTATGCGCTGCTTTGCAGCCAGCTGAGCAAAACCCCCTGTGGGGAGCAGGTTTCCCTGGATCTGTGCAACAAAGAGAGTGGACAACCTCGCTACACGCTGCACGTGGTCGACAGCCCCTCAGTGAAACCTTCCCGGGACAATCACTTTGCCATCTTCATCA TCCCACAGGGCAGAGAAACTGAGTGGCTCTTTGGGACAGAGGAAGGGCGGAGGCAGCTGGCCGCCAGCGCGGGCTTCAGGCGCCTGGTCACCGTGGCCCTGCACAGGGAGCAGCACTACGAGGGCATGGCGGGCATCCAGGCGGAGCTGTCAGGGAAGGTGATGGAGCTGGCCCCGCCGGGCCTCCCTGCCTGGCAGAAG GTGCCCTTCCTGTCCGTGggaggggacattggggtgcgGACGGTGCAGCACCGTGACACCAGCCCCCTTAGCGGGGAATACGTTGTAGAGGATGTGAAGGGTGACGGCACCTTCTACTTCCGACGCCTCATCTTCCTCCGCAACAGGAACGTGGTGCAGTCAGAAGCTCGGCTCCTGGCCCCCGCACCTCTCCCAG GCCAGAGAAAACGGAGGAAGGACAAGAAGAAACCCAGCCCTGCTGAGCCACCTGCAGCCATTGACAAGAGCTACCTGTGCTGCGAGCACCACAAGGCCATGGTTGCGGGGCTCTGCCTGCTGGGGGGACCTGACCCCCTCCCAG GAACGCCATTGGCGGTACTGGTGGTGGGGCTCGGTGGGGGCAGCCTACCCCTCTTTGTCCACGACTACTTCTCGCAGGCCCAAGTGGCCGTGGTGGAGATTGACCCCTCCATGCTGGAGGTGGCCACGTGCTGGTTCGGCTTCTCCCAGGGTGACCGGATGCAGGTGCACATCTCCGATGGCCTGGACTACGTGGCCAAGCTGGCAGCTGAAG CGCCGGCCCAGTACGATGCCATCATGTTTGATGTGGACAGCAAGGACCTCACGGTGGGCATGAgctgcccacccccagcctTTGTGGAAAAGGGTTTTCTGCAGAAAGTTAAAACCATCCTCAAGCCAGAAG GAGTCTTCGTGCTCAACTTGGTGTGCCGAGACACGCGGCTGAAGGAGTCCGTCCTGGCCACCCTCAGGGAGGTCTTCCTGCTGCTCTACACACGCCGCATTGAAGGGGAGGTCAATGAGATCCTCTTCTGTCAGCCCAACCCTGCGGGCCGGTGGGACCCCACAGAGCTGGGGGCACGTGCCCAGGCACTGGAGGGGGCCCTGCGGCAGTCTGGCCGCCCCTGGGACAGCTCATATGTGCTGGCAGACATGCTGCAGGCCGTCAGGATCCTCTGA
- the METTL13 gene encoding eEF1A lysine and N-terminal methyltransferase isoform X4 — protein sequence MELLPRSPAEFGSARYWERFFRQRGQRPFEWYGAFPELCPVLHKYVRPRDKVLVVGCGNSELSEQMYDTGMCEDIINIDISDAVIRQMQERSGSKRPKMSYLLMDMLQMDFPDAHFQVVLDKGTLDAILTDEEEATIAKVDKMFAEISRVLQVGGRYLTVSLAQAHVLKKAVEYFSREGWVVRVHQVASSGDKQQFVLPVFVYVMTKFRKIPGSAPQILEICPEEQDKPMRVESAEQLVAAVKDRQHYALLCSQLSKTPCGEQVSLDLCNKESGQPRYTLHVVDSPSVKPSRDNHFAIFIIPQGRETEWLFGTEEGRRQLAASAGFRRLVTVALHREQHYEGMAGIQAELSGKVMELAPPGLPAWQKVPFLSVGGDIGVRTVQHRDTSPLSGEYVVEDVKGDGTFYFRRLIFLRNRNVVQSEARLLAPAPLPASASCHSGQRKRRKDKKKPSPAEPPAAIDKSYLCCEHHKAMVAGLCLLGGPDPLPAPAQYDAIMFDVDSKDLTVGMSCPPPAFVEKGFLQKVKTILKPEGVFVLNLVCRDTRLKESVLATLREVFLLLYTRRIEGEVNEILFCQPNPAGRWDPTELGARAQALEGALRQSGRPWDSSYVLADMLQAVRIL from the exons ATGGAGCTGCTGCCCCGGAGCCCCGCGGAGTTCGGCTCAGCCCGGTACTGGGAGCGGTTCTTccggcagcgcgggcagcggcCCTTCGAGTGGTACGGGGCCTTCCCGGAGCTCTGCCCCGTCCTGCACAAGTACGTCCGGCCCCGCGACAAG GTTCTGGTGGTGGGCTGCGGGAACTCGGAGCTGAGTGAGCAGATGTATGACACGGGGATGTGTGAGGACATCATCAACATCGACATCAGCGATGCCGTGATCCGTCAGATGCAAGAGCGGAGTGGGAGCAAGAGGCCAAAGATGAGCTACCTGCTGATGGACATGCTTCAGATGGACTTCCCTGATGCCCACTTCCAGGTGGTCCTGGACAAAGGCACGCTGGATGCCATCCTCACTGATGAAGAGGAGGCCACTATAGCCAAGGTGGACAAGATGTTTGCTGAGATCAGCCGGGTCCTGCAGGTGGGAGGGCGCTACCTCACTGTCTCCTTGGCTCAAGCCCATGTGCTGAAGAAAGCGGTGGAGTATTTCTCCCGGGAAGGCTGGGTTGTGCGTGTCCATCAGGTGGCCAGCAGCGGGGACAAGCAGCAGTTTGTCCTACCTGTCTTTGTCTATGTCATGACAAAGTTCAGGAAGATCCCTGGCTCGGCACCGCAGATCCTGGAGATCtgccccgaggagcaggacaaGCCGATGCGGGTGGAGAGTGCAGAACAGCTGGTGGCAGCGGTGAAGGACAGGCAGCATTATGCGCTGCTTTGCAGCCAGCTGAGCAAAACCCCCTGTGGGGAGCAGGTTTCCCTGGATCTGTGCAACAAAGAGAGTGGACAACCTCGCTACACGCTGCACGTGGTCGACAGCCCCTCAGTGAAACCTTCCCGGGACAATCACTTTGCCATCTTCATCA TCCCACAGGGCAGAGAAACTGAGTGGCTCTTTGGGACAGAGGAAGGGCGGAGGCAGCTGGCCGCCAGCGCGGGCTTCAGGCGCCTGGTCACCGTGGCCCTGCACAGGGAGCAGCACTACGAGGGCATGGCGGGCATCCAGGCGGAGCTGTCAGGGAAGGTGATGGAGCTGGCCCCGCCGGGCCTCCCTGCCTGGCAGAAG GTGCCCTTCCTGTCCGTGggaggggacattggggtgcgGACGGTGCAGCACCGTGACACCAGCCCCCTTAGCGGGGAATACGTTGTAGAGGATGTGAAGGGTGACGGCACCTTCTACTTCCGACGCCTCATCTTCCTCCGCAACAGGAACGTGGTGCAGTCAGAAGCTCGGCTCCTGGCCCCCGCACCTCTCCCAG CCAGTGCCTCCTGTCATTCAGGCCAGAGAAAACGGAGGAAGGACAAGAAGAAACCCAGCCCTGCTGAGCCACCTGCAGCCATTGACAAGAGCTACCTGTGCTGCGAGCACCACAAGGCCATGGTTGCGGGGCTCTGCCTGCTGGGGGGACCTGACCCCCTCCCAG CGCCGGCCCAGTACGATGCCATCATGTTTGATGTGGACAGCAAGGACCTCACGGTGGGCATGAgctgcccacccccagcctTTGTGGAAAAGGGTTTTCTGCAGAAAGTTAAAACCATCCTCAAGCCAGAAG GAGTCTTCGTGCTCAACTTGGTGTGCCGAGACACGCGGCTGAAGGAGTCCGTCCTGGCCACCCTCAGGGAGGTCTTCCTGCTGCTCTACACACGCCGCATTGAAGGGGAGGTCAATGAGATCCTCTTCTGTCAGCCCAACCCTGCGGGCCGGTGGGACCCCACAGAGCTGGGGGCACGTGCCCAGGCACTGGAGGGGGCCCTGCGGCAGTCTGGCCGCCCCTGGGACAGCTCATATGTGCTGGCAGACATGCTGCAGGCCGTCAGGATCCTCTGA
- the METTL13 gene encoding eEF1A lysine and N-terminal methyltransferase isoform X1, producing MELLPRSPAEFGSARYWERFFRQRGQRPFEWYGAFPELCPVLHKYVRPRDKVLVVGCGNSELSEQMYDTGMCEDIINIDISDAVIRQMQERSGSKRPKMSYLLMDMLQMDFPDAHFQVVLDKGTLDAILTDEEEATIAKVDKMFAEISRVLQVGGRYLTVSLAQAHVLKKAVEYFSREGWVVRVHQVASSGDKQQFVLPVFVYVMTKFRKIPGSAPQILEICPEEQDKPMRVESAEQLVAAVKDRQHYALLCSQLSKTPCGEQVSLDLCNKESGQPRYTLHVVDSPSVKPSRDNHFAIFIIPQGRETEWLFGTEEGRRQLAASAGFRRLVTVALHREQHYEGMAGIQAELSGKVMELAPPGLPAWQKLAAFAQREDFGELHGRIQCEVLVLQNAASQENQASQNPESIQPLLNSGHNFSCPFCLFPAPSPQTSTLARSFGCLLPVPYHTCTGRELGVLCAGPQLPSGCLQHMVRAAGAPGSVPVAFPSSHQSPSALQVPFLSVGGDIGVRTVQHRDTSPLSGEYVVEDVKGDGTFYFRRLIFLRNRNVVQSEARLLAPAPLPGQRKRRKDKKKPSPAEPPAAIDKSYLCCEHHKAMVAGLCLLGGPDPLPGTPLAVLVVGLGGGSLPLFVHDYFSQAQVAVVEIDPSMLEVATCWFGFSQGDRMQVHISDGLDYVAKLAAEAPAQYDAIMFDVDSKDLTVGMSCPPPAFVEKGFLQKVKTILKPEGVFVLNLVCRDTRLKESVLATLREVFLLLYTRRIEGEVNEILFCQPNPAGRWDPTELGARAQALEGALRQSGRPWDSSYVLADMLQAVRIL from the exons ATGGAGCTGCTGCCCCGGAGCCCCGCGGAGTTCGGCTCAGCCCGGTACTGGGAGCGGTTCTTccggcagcgcgggcagcggcCCTTCGAGTGGTACGGGGCCTTCCCGGAGCTCTGCCCCGTCCTGCACAAGTACGTCCGGCCCCGCGACAAG GTTCTGGTGGTGGGCTGCGGGAACTCGGAGCTGAGTGAGCAGATGTATGACACGGGGATGTGTGAGGACATCATCAACATCGACATCAGCGATGCCGTGATCCGTCAGATGCAAGAGCGGAGTGGGAGCAAGAGGCCAAAGATGAGCTACCTGCTGATGGACATGCTTCAGATGGACTTCCCTGATGCCCACTTCCAGGTGGTCCTGGACAAAGGCACGCTGGATGCCATCCTCACTGATGAAGAGGAGGCCACTATAGCCAAGGTGGACAAGATGTTTGCTGAGATCAGCCGGGTCCTGCAGGTGGGAGGGCGCTACCTCACTGTCTCCTTGGCTCAAGCCCATGTGCTGAAGAAAGCGGTGGAGTATTTCTCCCGGGAAGGCTGGGTTGTGCGTGTCCATCAGGTGGCCAGCAGCGGGGACAAGCAGCAGTTTGTCCTACCTGTCTTTGTCTATGTCATGACAAAGTTCAGGAAGATCCCTGGCTCGGCACCGCAGATCCTGGAGATCtgccccgaggagcaggacaaGCCGATGCGGGTGGAGAGTGCAGAACAGCTGGTGGCAGCGGTGAAGGACAGGCAGCATTATGCGCTGCTTTGCAGCCAGCTGAGCAAAACCCCCTGTGGGGAGCAGGTTTCCCTGGATCTGTGCAACAAAGAGAGTGGACAACCTCGCTACACGCTGCACGTGGTCGACAGCCCCTCAGTGAAACCTTCCCGGGACAATCACTTTGCCATCTTCATCA TCCCACAGGGCAGAGAAACTGAGTGGCTCTTTGGGACAGAGGAAGGGCGGAGGCAGCTGGCCGCCAGCGCGGGCTTCAGGCGCCTGGTCACCGTGGCCCTGCACAGGGAGCAGCACTACGAGGGCATGGCGGGCATCCAGGCGGAGCTGTCAGGGAAGGTGATGGAGCTGGCCCCGCCGGGCCTCCCTGCCTGGCAGAAG CTGGCTGCCTTTGCTCAGAGAGAGGATTTTGGGGAATTGCATGGCAGGATTCAATGTGAAGTCCTTGTGCTCCAAAATGCAGCATCCCAAGAAAACCAGGCATCCCAAAACCCTGAGAGCATCCAGCCCCTTCTTAATTCAGGCCATAACTTTTCCTGCCCCTTCTGCCTCTTTCCTGCCCCATCTCCTCAAACCTCAACCCTTGCAAGAAGTTTTGGGTGTTTGCTCCCTGTACCCTATCATACATGTACCGGGAGGGAACTTGGTGTCCTGTGTGCTGGTCCCCAGCTGCCCTCTGGCTGCCTACAGCACATGGTCAGGGCAGCGGGAGCTCCAGGCTCTGTTCCTGTAGCCTTTCCTTCCTCACACCAGTCCCCATCTGCCCTGCAGGTGCCCTTCCTGTCCGTGggaggggacattggggtgcgGACGGTGCAGCACCGTGACACCAGCCCCCTTAGCGGGGAATACGTTGTAGAGGATGTGAAGGGTGACGGCACCTTCTACTTCCGACGCCTCATCTTCCTCCGCAACAGGAACGTGGTGCAGTCAGAAGCTCGGCTCCTGGCCCCCGCACCTCTCCCAG GCCAGAGAAAACGGAGGAAGGACAAGAAGAAACCCAGCCCTGCTGAGCCACCTGCAGCCATTGACAAGAGCTACCTGTGCTGCGAGCACCACAAGGCCATGGTTGCGGGGCTCTGCCTGCTGGGGGGACCTGACCCCCTCCCAG GAACGCCATTGGCGGTACTGGTGGTGGGGCTCGGTGGGGGCAGCCTACCCCTCTTTGTCCACGACTACTTCTCGCAGGCCCAAGTGGCCGTGGTGGAGATTGACCCCTCCATGCTGGAGGTGGCCACGTGCTGGTTCGGCTTCTCCCAGGGTGACCGGATGCAGGTGCACATCTCCGATGGCCTGGACTACGTGGCCAAGCTGGCAGCTGAAG CGCCGGCCCAGTACGATGCCATCATGTTTGATGTGGACAGCAAGGACCTCACGGTGGGCATGAgctgcccacccccagcctTTGTGGAAAAGGGTTTTCTGCAGAAAGTTAAAACCATCCTCAAGCCAGAAG GAGTCTTCGTGCTCAACTTGGTGTGCCGAGACACGCGGCTGAAGGAGTCCGTCCTGGCCACCCTCAGGGAGGTCTTCCTGCTGCTCTACACACGCCGCATTGAAGGGGAGGTCAATGAGATCCTCTTCTGTCAGCCCAACCCTGCGGGCCGGTGGGACCCCACAGAGCTGGGGGCACGTGCCCAGGCACTGGAGGGGGCCCTGCGGCAGTCTGGCCGCCCCTGGGACAGCTCATATGTGCTGGCAGACATGCTGCAGGCCGTCAGGATCCTCTGA
- the METTL13 gene encoding eEF1A lysine and N-terminal methyltransferase isoform X2 — protein sequence MELLPRSPAEFGSARYWERFFRQRGQRPFEWYGAFPELCPVLHKYVRPRDKVLVVGCGNSELSEQMYDTGMCEDIINIDISDAVIRQMQERSGSKRPKMSYLLMDMLQMDFPDAHFQVVLDKGTLDAILTDEEEATIAKVDKMFAEISRVLQVGGRYLTVSLAQAHVLKKAVEYFSREGWVVRVHQVASSGDKQQFVLPVFVYVMTKFRKIPGSAPQILEICPEEQDKPMRVESAEQLVAAVKDRQHYALLCSQLSKTPCGEQVSLDLCNKESGQPRYTLHVVDSPSVKPSRDNHFAIFIIPQGRETEWLFGTEEGRRQLAASAGFRRLVTVALHREQHYEGMAGIQAELSGKVMELAPPGLPAWQKVPFLSVGGDIGVRTVQHRDTSPLSGEYVVEDVKGDGTFYFRRLIFLRNRNVVQSEARLLAPAPLPASASCHSGQRKRRKDKKKPSPAEPPAAIDKSYLCCEHHKAMVAGLCLLGGPDPLPGTPLAVLVVGLGGGSLPLFVHDYFSQAQVAVVEIDPSMLEVATCWFGFSQGDRMQVHISDGLDYVAKLAAEAPAQYDAIMFDVDSKDLTVGMSCPPPAFVEKGFLQKVKTILKPEGVFVLNLVCRDTRLKESVLATLREVFLLLYTRRIEGEVNEILFCQPNPAGRWDPTELGARAQALEGALRQSGRPWDSSYVLADMLQAVRIL from the exons ATGGAGCTGCTGCCCCGGAGCCCCGCGGAGTTCGGCTCAGCCCGGTACTGGGAGCGGTTCTTccggcagcgcgggcagcggcCCTTCGAGTGGTACGGGGCCTTCCCGGAGCTCTGCCCCGTCCTGCACAAGTACGTCCGGCCCCGCGACAAG GTTCTGGTGGTGGGCTGCGGGAACTCGGAGCTGAGTGAGCAGATGTATGACACGGGGATGTGTGAGGACATCATCAACATCGACATCAGCGATGCCGTGATCCGTCAGATGCAAGAGCGGAGTGGGAGCAAGAGGCCAAAGATGAGCTACCTGCTGATGGACATGCTTCAGATGGACTTCCCTGATGCCCACTTCCAGGTGGTCCTGGACAAAGGCACGCTGGATGCCATCCTCACTGATGAAGAGGAGGCCACTATAGCCAAGGTGGACAAGATGTTTGCTGAGATCAGCCGGGTCCTGCAGGTGGGAGGGCGCTACCTCACTGTCTCCTTGGCTCAAGCCCATGTGCTGAAGAAAGCGGTGGAGTATTTCTCCCGGGAAGGCTGGGTTGTGCGTGTCCATCAGGTGGCCAGCAGCGGGGACAAGCAGCAGTTTGTCCTACCTGTCTTTGTCTATGTCATGACAAAGTTCAGGAAGATCCCTGGCTCGGCACCGCAGATCCTGGAGATCtgccccgaggagcaggacaaGCCGATGCGGGTGGAGAGTGCAGAACAGCTGGTGGCAGCGGTGAAGGACAGGCAGCATTATGCGCTGCTTTGCAGCCAGCTGAGCAAAACCCCCTGTGGGGAGCAGGTTTCCCTGGATCTGTGCAACAAAGAGAGTGGACAACCTCGCTACACGCTGCACGTGGTCGACAGCCCCTCAGTGAAACCTTCCCGGGACAATCACTTTGCCATCTTCATCA TCCCACAGGGCAGAGAAACTGAGTGGCTCTTTGGGACAGAGGAAGGGCGGAGGCAGCTGGCCGCCAGCGCGGGCTTCAGGCGCCTGGTCACCGTGGCCCTGCACAGGGAGCAGCACTACGAGGGCATGGCGGGCATCCAGGCGGAGCTGTCAGGGAAGGTGATGGAGCTGGCCCCGCCGGGCCTCCCTGCCTGGCAGAAG GTGCCCTTCCTGTCCGTGggaggggacattggggtgcgGACGGTGCAGCACCGTGACACCAGCCCCCTTAGCGGGGAATACGTTGTAGAGGATGTGAAGGGTGACGGCACCTTCTACTTCCGACGCCTCATCTTCCTCCGCAACAGGAACGTGGTGCAGTCAGAAGCTCGGCTCCTGGCCCCCGCACCTCTCCCAG CCAGTGCCTCCTGTCATTCAGGCCAGAGAAAACGGAGGAAGGACAAGAAGAAACCCAGCCCTGCTGAGCCACCTGCAGCCATTGACAAGAGCTACCTGTGCTGCGAGCACCACAAGGCCATGGTTGCGGGGCTCTGCCTGCTGGGGGGACCTGACCCCCTCCCAG GAACGCCATTGGCGGTACTGGTGGTGGGGCTCGGTGGGGGCAGCCTACCCCTCTTTGTCCACGACTACTTCTCGCAGGCCCAAGTGGCCGTGGTGGAGATTGACCCCTCCATGCTGGAGGTGGCCACGTGCTGGTTCGGCTTCTCCCAGGGTGACCGGATGCAGGTGCACATCTCCGATGGCCTGGACTACGTGGCCAAGCTGGCAGCTGAAG CGCCGGCCCAGTACGATGCCATCATGTTTGATGTGGACAGCAAGGACCTCACGGTGGGCATGAgctgcccacccccagcctTTGTGGAAAAGGGTTTTCTGCAGAAAGTTAAAACCATCCTCAAGCCAGAAG GAGTCTTCGTGCTCAACTTGGTGTGCCGAGACACGCGGCTGAAGGAGTCCGTCCTGGCCACCCTCAGGGAGGTCTTCCTGCTGCTCTACACACGCCGCATTGAAGGGGAGGTCAATGAGATCCTCTTCTGTCAGCCCAACCCTGCGGGCCGGTGGGACCCCACAGAGCTGGGGGCACGTGCCCAGGCACTGGAGGGGGCCCTGCGGCAGTCTGGCCGCCCCTGGGACAGCTCATATGTGCTGGCAGACATGCTGCAGGCCGTCAGGATCCTCTGA